In Euphorbia lathyris chromosome 10, ddEupLath1.1, whole genome shotgun sequence, a single genomic region encodes these proteins:
- the LOC136208222 gene encoding auxin-induced in root cultures protein 12-like — translation KFSISSDFKATPTLLLSFLISASLLISLSNSLACTSQTFKSKKVFSNCTDLPYLKSFLHFTYNSTNSSLSIGFISPLAKPEGWVAWAINPTGTGMIGSQALIAFQSNGSLIVNTYNISMFPQQSKLSFDVWDLSTESDGKKIVIFTTVKVPEGATTVNQVWQVGPSVSKGVPDKHEMGEANKKYVGVLKFAGGGAPAPAPTAVPAPAHGPKPKLNFPISLSMRKGEDLWRNLSGGGGKGTGKQSELILKQLPWQPER, via the coding sequence aaattctcaatttcaTCCGACTTCAAAGCAACACCGACTCTGCTTTTATCTTTTCTAATTTCTGCATCTCTTTTGATTTCTCTATCCAATTCTCTAGCCTGCACTTCACAGACATTCAAATCTAAGAAAGTTTTCTCAAATTGCACTGATCTTCCTTACCTAAAGTCCTTCCTCCATTTCACCTACAATTCCACCAATTCCTCCCTCTCCATCGGATTTATCTCGCCGCTGGCGAAACCAGAGGGCTGGGTGGCTTGGGCGATCAATCCTACAGGTACTGGCATGATTGGATCTCAGgcattaattgcatttcaatcaAACGGTTCGCTGATTGTCAATACGTACAATATTAGCATGTTTCCACAGCAATCCAAACTCTCGTTCGATGTTTGGGATTTAAGTACGGAGAGCGACGgcaaaaaaattgtgatttttaCGACGGTGAAGGTGCCAGAGGGGGCGACGACGGTGAATCAGGTCTGGCAGGTGGGGCCATCTGTGAGTAAAGGTGTGCCGGACAAGCATGAAATGGGGGAGGCGAATAAAAAATATGTAGGAGTGTTGAAGTTTGCCGGTGGCGGTGCTCCTGCTCCTGCTCCCACGGCGGTACCGGCGCCGGCCCACGGGCCAAAACCTAAACTTAATTTCCCCATTTCATTATCCATGAGAAAGGGAGAAGATTTGTGGCGTAATCTCAGCGGTGGTGGAGGCAAGGGCACGGGAAAGCAGTCGGAGTTGATTTTGAAGCAACTTCCATGGCAGCCGGAGagatag